One Bacteriovorax sp. PP10 DNA window includes the following coding sequences:
- a CDS encoding succinate dehydrogenase/fumarate reductase iron-sulfur subunit, translating into MSLKLKIWRQKNAKDKGGMVDYNLDGISPDMSFLEMLDILNNKLVTEKGDQIAFDHDCREGICGMCSLMINGQAHGPQANTTTCQLHMRKFKNGDEIVIEPWRAKAFPVIKDLMVDRTAMDQIMAAGGYVNVNTGNAPDGNSILIGQNEAELAMDAAACIGCGACVASCKNASAMLFVSAKVSQLALLPQGQIEAETRALAMVEKMDELGFGNCTNEAECEAQCPKGIKLDNIARMNRGVVRGLFAARK; encoded by the coding sequence ATGTCCCTAAAGTTAAAAATTTGGAGACAAAAGAACGCAAAAGATAAAGGTGGAATGGTTGATTACAACCTTGATGGAATTTCTCCTGATATGTCTTTCCTTGAAATGCTAGACATTTTAAATAACAAACTTGTTACTGAAAAAGGTGATCAGATCGCATTCGACCACGACTGCCGCGAAGGTATTTGTGGAATGTGTTCTCTAATGATCAATGGTCAAGCTCACGGCCCTCAAGCAAACACGACAACGTGTCAGCTGCACATGAGAAAATTCAAAAACGGTGATGAAATCGTAATTGAGCCATGGAGAGCAAAAGCATTCCCGGTTATTAAAGATTTAATGGTTGATAGAACAGCAATGGACCAAATCATGGCCGCTGGTGGATACGTTAACGTTAACACTGGAAACGCACCAGATGGAAACTCAATCCTAATCGGTCAAAACGAAGCAGAACTAGCGATGGACGCTGCTGCTTGTATCGGTTGTGGAGCATGTGTAGCGAGCTGTAAAAACGCTTCTGCAATGCTTTTCGTTTCGGCGAAAGTTTCTCAACTTGCACTTCTTCCACAAGGACAAATTGAAGCAGAGACTCGCGCTCTTGCTATGGTTGAAAAAATGGATGAGCTTGGATTCGGGAACTGTACGAACGAAGCTGAGTGTGAAGCTCAATGTCCGAAAGGGATTAAACTTGATAACATCGCACGTATGAATCGTGGAGTTGTTAGAGGGTTATTCGCTGCTAGAAAGTAG
- a CDS encoding 7-carboxy-7-deazaguanine synthase QueE: MKGNHLINSIYRATEGEGVFVGRPQIFVRYQGCSVGCINCDSKDTWEFDKEMGIDVEEILDRVHSEGHNGSIKNVSITGGDPLHPSHVPHVLALVKALKERGYFINIEAAGTRVVDEIFDLVDYISFDYKTPSTGVRTPLKNIQKMNTQYKNKFQLKAVISDRTDFDSVMDAFKGLSGTESSLNFPWVLTPCYNTKEEFPLDRFINVLNWNEENGGHFRVIGQQHKWIFGPDNKLV, translated from the coding sequence ATGAAAGGAAATCACCTCATAAATTCTATTTACCGTGCCACCGAAGGGGAAGGCGTCTTTGTTGGACGTCCGCAAATCTTCGTGCGCTACCAAGGCTGCTCTGTTGGTTGCATTAACTGCGATTCAAAAGACACGTGGGAATTCGATAAAGAGATGGGGATTGATGTTGAAGAGATCCTGGATCGCGTTCATTCTGAAGGCCATAACGGGTCTATTAAGAACGTTTCTATTACTGGGGGAGATCCACTTCACCCAAGTCACGTGCCTCACGTTTTAGCGTTAGTTAAAGCGCTTAAAGAAAGAGGGTACTTCATCAATATCGAAGCGGCCGGAACAAGAGTCGTGGATGAGATCTTTGATTTAGTTGATTACATTAGTTTTGATTATAAGACGCCATCGACTGGTGTGCGCACTCCGCTTAAAAATATTCAGAAGATGAACACTCAGTACAAAAATAAGTTTCAGTTAAAAGCTGTTATTTCTGACCGCACTGATTTCGATTCAGTCATGGATGCATTCAAAGGTCTTTCAGGGACTGAGAGTTCGCTTAACTTTCCATGGGTACTGACTCCTTGTTACAACACAAAAGAAGAATTTCCTCTTGATCGTTTTATTAATGTTCTAAACTGGAACGAAGAAAACGGTGGTCACTTCCGCGTGATTGGTCAGCAACACAAGTGGATTTTTGGGCCGGATAATAAACTCGTCTAG
- a CDS encoding DEAD/DEAH box helicase, which produces MNFDKILSHPSVLAFLAEQKIKEATTIQSLVIPDFLTGKSVNVIAKTGSGKTYAFALPIMELLKNSEMDRPVGDPKKQFGKPRAVVLAPTRELALQLHKVFKSIGHHVKLRVRMLAGGEAAKTNHLLARDTFDILIATPGRLSSALRRKEINLKETNYIIMDEADQLLEMGFRKDLENIYGSCDASLVHVGLFSATHSESLDEFCKTIFNAIDFASYNSEDKNKLTQAVRTYNIYLKDEEKIQMTEAFIKGQAKGNGIIFVNKHDTVNSLFADLPAKFPKMKFHALHGEMEAKARKKAYDSFLKEGGILISTDITARGMDIDDLVWVMNFDLPFEAVYYIHRCGRVGRRQTEGFAYNLVTPKDVNIIARINEAIKNQTAIRLTSFDEKKFSAVKAIKAKTIETKLDKKKKQLDTLKEKVNPRKKTERKGVKVVKSTSTPRYKREELKATKKPTRNTDGRTDKSAKPYSKGNAKPNARTNPKSNTNTKKRAPDTFKSAPRPKKATRR; this is translated from the coding sequence ATGAACTTTGACAAAATCTTATCTCACCCTTCAGTCCTTGCTTTTTTAGCAGAACAAAAAATTAAAGAAGCGACAACAATCCAATCTTTAGTTATTCCAGATTTCTTAACAGGTAAGTCTGTTAACGTAATCGCTAAAACTGGTTCAGGAAAAACATACGCCTTCGCACTTCCGATTATGGAGCTTCTAAAAAACTCTGAAATGGATAGACCAGTAGGCGATCCTAAAAAACAATTCGGTAAACCACGTGCTGTTGTTCTTGCTCCAACAAGAGAGCTTGCACTTCAACTTCACAAAGTTTTCAAATCAATCGGCCACCATGTGAAACTTCGCGTTCGTATGCTTGCTGGTGGTGAAGCAGCTAAGACTAACCATCTTCTAGCTCGCGACACTTTTGATATTCTTATCGCAACGCCAGGACGTTTAAGTTCAGCGCTTAGAAGAAAAGAGATCAATCTTAAAGAAACAAACTACATCATCATGGATGAAGCTGATCAGCTTTTAGAAATGGGATTTAGAAAAGACTTAGAAAACATCTACGGATCATGTGACGCTAGTTTAGTTCACGTTGGATTATTCTCAGCAACTCACTCAGAGTCTCTGGATGAATTCTGTAAAACTATTTTCAACGCTATTGATTTCGCAAGCTACAACAGCGAAGACAAAAACAAACTGACTCAAGCAGTTCGTACATACAACATCTACTTAAAAGACGAAGAAAAAATCCAAATGACTGAAGCCTTCATCAAAGGTCAGGCGAAAGGAAACGGAATTATCTTCGTTAACAAGCACGATACAGTTAACAGCTTATTTGCTGATTTACCTGCTAAGTTCCCTAAGATGAAGTTCCACGCTCTTCACGGAGAGATGGAAGCGAAAGCTCGTAAGAAAGCTTACGATTCATTCTTAAAAGAAGGTGGGATTTTAATTTCTACAGATATCACTGCTCGCGGAATGGATATTGATGACCTGGTTTGGGTTATGAACTTCGATCTACCGTTCGAAGCTGTGTATTACATCCACCGTTGTGGACGTGTTGGTAGAAGACAAACTGAAGGGTTTGCTTACAACCTTGTGACACCAAAAGACGTAAACATTATCGCAAGAATCAACGAAGCGATTAAAAATCAAACGGCGATCAGATTAACTTCTTTTGATGAGAAGAAATTCTCTGCTGTAAAAGCAATCAAAGCAAAAACGATTGAAACGAAACTTGATAAAAAGAAAAAGCAGCTTGATACACTTAAAGAAAAAGTGAACCCAAGAAAGAAAACTGAAAGAAAAGGTGTTAAAGTTGTTAAGAGCACTTCGACTCCAAGATATAAGAGAGAAGAGCTTAAAGCTACTAAGAAGCCGACTCGTAATACAGACGGAAGAACAGATAAATCAGCTAAGCCTTACTCAAAAGGGAATGCTAAGCCAAACGCTAGAACAAACCCTAAATCAAACACGAACACTAAAAAGAGAGCACCTGATACTTTCAAGAGTGCTCCTAGACCAAAAAAGGCAACTAGAAGATAG
- a CDS encoding C1 family peptidase, producing MKKWIVLAVLALNVSAQASSISVNSINSLIQKNKGGWIARENRISRLSDFEIKRLLGSKDLPEGNGLYEDRTRALEAWDWRNVEGVNWLGSVMDQGNCGSCVAFASVATLEAQYRINSTLPWLTPTFSPQQLFNCGGGACDMGWFPSSAASFLKNKGVVDSSCAPYASGSTGEDVQCKKNFCQNQTERTYRIANFNSPSGGGGVSSKVKEALKKGPLVTTLTVYEDFMVYSSGVYKSVSNKRVGGHAVSLVGFNDEGRYWIVRNSWGPDWGENGFIRVSYDDKSGIGDSTWAYQTTPEDNYISIANPTDHQYVSGTETIQVKLAKPAASEVVIAGDTDTMNVVSCQGTSTQECGMTIDTQKLKDGRYEVYAKSGDKKSQVREFLVVNHEPQTTISFAGVRGVDLKKPQKGRIEFDIDVKAAPVIPQRVTFIIEDSTGKVIVKRVTDQVVEHMRLGFRTNTIANGSYKIYYTAETPFNGSMAEARSNVEVMTTKN from the coding sequence ATGAAAAAATGGATTGTCCTCGCAGTATTAGCGTTAAATGTCTCTGCTCAAGCTTCTAGCATCTCAGTTAACTCGATCAACTCTCTTATTCAAAAAAACAAAGGCGGATGGATTGCCCGTGAGAATAGAATTTCTCGCTTAAGCGATTTTGAAATCAAAAGGCTTTTAGGATCAAAGGATCTTCCGGAAGGAAATGGTCTATATGAAGACAGGACCAGAGCACTGGAGGCATGGGACTGGAGAAATGTTGAAGGAGTCAATTGGCTTGGTTCAGTGATGGATCAAGGGAATTGTGGCTCTTGCGTGGCCTTCGCATCAGTGGCCACTTTAGAAGCTCAGTACAGAATTAATTCAACACTACCATGGTTGACTCCAACATTTTCACCTCAGCAGCTTTTCAACTGCGGTGGTGGAGCTTGTGATATGGGATGGTTTCCAAGTTCAGCAGCAAGTTTTTTAAAGAATAAAGGAGTCGTAGACTCTTCATGTGCACCTTATGCATCGGGATCAACTGGTGAAGACGTTCAATGTAAAAAGAACTTCTGCCAGAACCAAACAGAAAGAACATACAGAATCGCCAACTTCAATTCACCAAGTGGTGGCGGTGGAGTTTCTTCAAAAGTAAAAGAGGCACTTAAAAAAGGGCCGCTGGTTACAACACTTACAGTTTATGAAGACTTCATGGTTTATAGCTCTGGTGTTTATAAATCAGTAAGCAACAAACGAGTTGGTGGCCACGCCGTTTCTCTAGTGGGATTCAACGATGAAGGACGCTACTGGATTGTCAGAAACAGCTGGGGCCCGGATTGGGGAGAAAACGGATTCATCCGCGTTTCTTACGATGATAAATCGGGGATTGGAGACAGCACATGGGCCTACCAGACAACTCCGGAAGATAACTATATCTCAATTGCGAACCCAACAGACCATCAGTATGTAAGTGGAACAGAAACGATCCAGGTTAAATTAGCAAAACCTGCTGCCAGTGAAGTGGTGATTGCTGGAGATACAGATACGATGAATGTTGTGTCTTGCCAGGGAACATCTACACAAGAGTGTGGGATGACGATTGATACTCAAAAATTAAAAGACGGCCGTTATGAAGTGTATGCAAAGAGTGGTGATAAAAAATCTCAAGTCAGAGAGTTTTTAGTTGTAAACCATGAACCGCAAACAACGATTTCTTTTGCCGGTGTCCGTGGTGTTGATCTTAAAAAACCACAGAAAGGAAGAATTGAATTTGATATTGATGTGAAAGCAGCACCGGTTATTCCTCAACGAGTGACTTTTATTATTGAAGACTCAACTGGAAAAGTGATCGTAAAAAGAGTGACTGATCAGGTGGTAGAACATATGCGTTTAGGGTTTAGAACAAATACTATCGCTAATGGAAGTTACAAAATTTACTACACTGCTGAAACTCCTTTTAATGGGAGTATGGCAGAGGCCAGATCTAACGTCGAAGTCATGACAACTAAGAACTAG
- a CDS encoding GNAT family N-acetyltransferase, translated as MKAAAVAADTKDIASITFKTAHPEDSQKISELVNSAYRGEDSKQGWTTEADYIGGTRTTPELILSMLKTPKAQIEMAFDEVNNLIGCVYINREGTERLYFGMLTTSPQYQGKGLGKTMISHVVDIAKKESFTEMKITVLNVRPELIAFYERRGFKATGDFEKFPDNDPAYGIPKVDGLKLLEFIKKDF; from the coding sequence ATGAAGGCGGCGGCGGTGGCGGCGGACACTAAAGATATAGCGAGCATTACATTCAAGACTGCTCATCCAGAAGACTCCCAAAAAATTTCTGAACTTGTTAATTCGGCCTACCGTGGAGAAGACTCCAAACAAGGCTGGACCACTGAAGCTGATTACATTGGCGGAACAAGAACAACTCCTGAGCTTATTTTATCTATGTTAAAGACTCCGAAGGCGCAAATCGAGATGGCCTTTGATGAAGTAAATAATCTGATCGGTTGTGTGTACATTAATAGAGAAGGGACTGAGCGTCTTTATTTTGGAATGCTGACAACATCACCACAATACCAAGGCAAAGGGCTAGGGAAGACGATGATTTCTCACGTCGTCGACATCGCAAAAAAAGAATCTTTTACTGAAATGAAAATTACAGTTTTAAATGTCAGACCTGAATTGATTGCATTTTATGAACGTCGTGGATTTAAGGCGACTGGTGATTTTGAAAAATTTCCTGACAATGATCCGGCCTATGGAATCCCGAAAGTTGATGGATTAAAACTTTTAGAATTTATTAAGAAGGACTTTTAA
- a CDS encoding FHA domain-containing protein, with amino-acid sequence MNQSTNQYRLDVRLENQTPMKIDVVDSITAGMDPRNDLVLLGNKIKNRHLVFEKKGENLALHYLGNTNQTFLNSLPLEENKTYLLEPGDKIQLTGAEIIIRSELVHVHETQKIKPVIFNSMSELTPEAEKDSILYKDNPTGSMKRQIHVRPNIVEKMDRGSLLSLWVIKLYTLVVDAFITYLILVVGLPLVFADSFALSIFNYFSSLVFPHNTHSFFSFFVAWYLLSFAQTLVFGTTFGQSILGLRNNPDNTFGKLLFFRMKTFVYSLFLLPAQNSVKNTLLFKGIRKVGIIIILLFILIAPFLLPSPYNSNLTLVTNDQRGLKELHTRTIMSYSKDLNVSLSAELPFRYYLLPTVVNATKRAFQLIDLKAGESLIVEEVDDISYESLEEQLEYGNPLYSTLHKSPLLDSTLKEKKALVESVLLLSPINLKESAKALGPFFGSGVLVKESLMNSNLKNDMVLKTYLPETPVLFLSSTQQDFFYLFGPERMRRFVADSIHRGSLVTVFEQSVFTKLIQDNNPLKPNNQNVTLLEAQDAFLHGDEQTFLTYYVGIANSLSNVKIIHAEVDLTDKAKLAVIRNIEAVQKFIKNKNVYKSFNDIKNQLAPMEKPGEKR; translated from the coding sequence ATGAATCAATCAACAAATCAATACCGCTTAGATGTACGCCTAGAAAACCAGACTCCGATGAAAATCGATGTGGTCGACTCCATAACTGCGGGTATGGACCCCAGAAATGATTTGGTACTCTTAGGGAATAAAATAAAAAATCGCCACTTGGTTTTCGAGAAAAAAGGGGAAAATCTTGCTCTCCATTATCTCGGAAATACCAATCAAACCTTCCTGAATTCCCTACCGCTGGAAGAAAACAAGACCTATCTTTTGGAACCTGGAGACAAAATTCAGTTAACTGGTGCAGAGATCATTATCAGAAGTGAGTTGGTTCACGTCCATGAAACTCAAAAAATAAAGCCAGTGATCTTTAATTCAATGAGCGAACTCACACCTGAAGCAGAAAAAGACAGCATCCTATACAAAGACAATCCAACCGGCTCAATGAAAAGGCAAATTCACGTTCGCCCCAATATCGTTGAGAAAATGGATCGAGGATCACTTCTCTCTTTATGGGTCATCAAGCTCTACACTCTTGTCGTTGATGCTTTTATCACTTATTTAATTTTAGTTGTAGGCCTGCCTTTAGTTTTTGCTGACAGCTTTGCTCTTAGCATTTTTAATTATTTTTCTTCATTGGTATTTCCTCATAATACTCATTCATTTTTTAGTTTTTTCGTCGCTTGGTATCTCTTAAGTTTTGCTCAGACATTAGTGTTCGGAACAACTTTCGGTCAATCAATTTTAGGATTAAGAAACAATCCGGATAACACTTTTGGAAAACTCCTGTTCTTCAGAATGAAAACTTTTGTTTATTCACTTTTTCTTCTTCCTGCTCAAAACTCAGTGAAAAACACTCTGCTTTTTAAAGGTATTAGAAAAGTTGGAATCATCATCATTTTACTTTTCATTTTGATTGCACCTTTTTTACTTCCCTCACCTTACAACTCAAATTTAACTCTAGTCACTAACGACCAGCGAGGCCTAAAAGAGCTTCATACAAGAACGATCATGAGTTACTCAAAAGATTTAAACGTAAGCCTCTCAGCAGAGCTTCCTTTCAGGTATTATCTCTTACCGACAGTCGTGAATGCGACAAAGAGAGCTTTTCAATTAATCGATTTAAAGGCCGGCGAATCGCTCATTGTTGAAGAGGTTGATGACATCAGCTATGAAAGTCTTGAAGAGCAACTTGAGTACGGGAATCCTCTTTACAGCACTCTTCATAAATCCCCTCTCCTTGATTCGACATTAAAAGAAAAGAAGGCCTTGGTTGAAAGTGTACTTCTACTCTCTCCAATCAATTTAAAAGAAAGTGCTAAGGCCCTAGGCCCATTTTTTGGAAGTGGTGTTCTCGTAAAAGAATCTTTGATGAACAGTAACCTTAAAAACGATATGGTTTTAAAAACCTACTTACCGGAAACTCCAGTTCTATTTTTAAGCAGCACTCAACAAGATTTCTTTTATCTCTTCGGCCCTGAACGCATGAGACGCTTTGTAGCTGATTCTATTCATCGTGGTTCTCTGGTTACTGTCTTCGAGCAGTCTGTTTTTACTAAACTCATCCAAGACAACAATCCTCTGAAGCCTAACAACCAAAACGTAACCTTGCTTGAAGCACAGGATGCATTTTTACACGGTGATGAACAAACCTTTTTGACTTATTACGTCGGCATTGCTAATAGTCTCTCTAACGTTAAGATAATACACGCCGAAGTTGACCTGACTGATAAAGCGAAGCTCGCTGTCATAAGAAATATAGAAGCGGTTCAAAAGTTTATAAAAAACAAAAATGTTTATAAATCTTTTAACGACATTAAAAACCAACTCGCGCCAATGGAAAAACCTGGAGAGAAACGATGA
- a CDS encoding TraR/DksA family transcriptional regulator: MKRENAYLSDKQIGILKEKLLADKERISNKKMEHEQYQLDRNELSDPLDEASVNTQTSHDIRFINRENFYLKKVNKSLEAMTRGTYGLCEECDGEIGFERLSARLTAELCIACKEEAEMAENNNFFDKKSKSLGRALHDTIR, encoded by the coding sequence ATGAAAAGAGAGAATGCTTATCTGTCAGACAAACAAATCGGAATTTTGAAAGAAAAGTTACTAGCGGACAAAGAGCGTATTTCGAACAAAAAAATGGAACACGAGCAATACCAACTGGACAGAAATGAACTTTCTGATCCTTTAGATGAAGCAAGTGTTAACACACAAACTTCTCACGATATTCGTTTCATTAATCGTGAAAACTTCTATTTAAAGAAGGTTAATAAATCGCTTGAAGCAATGACTCGTGGAACTTACGGTCTATGCGAAGAATGTGATGGAGAAATCGGATTTGAAAGACTAAGTGCTCGCCTGACAGCTGAACTTTGCATCGCTTGCAAAGAAGAAGCGGAAATGGCAGAGAACAACAATTTCTTTGATAAAAAATCAAAGTCATTGGGAAGAGCTCTTCACGATACTATTCGTTAA
- a CDS encoding globin family protein has translation MRELIYIVVESFYQKAINDVLLGYHFARFRDPEYLASHLERITTFWEMQLTGKVTRPLEGKQFQLLFTHLQLGIKRGELGRWIVLFHKTLDELEEQFKTQAEASELAEIQLITAEWKKRIAFFEERFKSHPMMFKSPS, from the coding sequence ATGAGAGAGCTGATTTATATAGTGGTCGAGTCCTTTTACCAGAAGGCCATCAATGATGTGCTTCTAGGCTATCATTTTGCCCGTTTTAGAGACCCTGAATACCTGGCCTCTCACTTAGAGCGTATTACGACTTTTTGGGAAATGCAGCTTACTGGGAAGGTTACAAGGCCTCTGGAAGGCAAGCAGTTTCAACTTCTCTTCACTCACCTTCAATTAGGGATTAAACGCGGCGAGCTTGGCCGCTGGATTGTTTTATTTCATAAGACTTTGGATGAATTGGAAGAGCAGTTTAAAACTCAGGCCGAAGCCTCCGAATTGGCCGAAATTCAGCTTATCACTGCTGAATGGAAGAAGAGAATTGCGTTTTTTGAAGAGCGCTTTAAATCACATCCTATGATGTTTAAAAGTCCTTCTTAA
- the tgt gene encoding tRNA guanosine(34) transglycosylase Tgt, whose amino-acid sequence MSDRIQDQVKEHFQFKLDHVDKNCKARAGTITTPHGVIETPVFMPVGTHGAIKALQPKVLEEMDTKIILSNTYHLHMTPGSDLIKKAGGLHKFMNWPRPILTDSGGFQVFSLQKKSIKEEGAEFADQKGKKILLSPETSITIQQNLGSDIMMAFDECIPYPATREYTKTSMDRTHRWLDRCIETWTNPKQALFGIIQGSTYNDLRKECIDELVKRDLPGYAIGGVSVGEGAEWMEKIVSYAAPLMPENKPRYAMGIGNPEDLFMLWENGIDMSDCIIPTKFARGGTLFTSRGKIRIRHRNYRRDFYPIDHSCPCYTCTNFTRAYLKHLFDSNEILGQVLATTHNIQFYKGLAEGARKAILEDRFLDYKKEFFANYQKDDSSDDTGGED is encoded by the coding sequence ATGAGTGACCGCATTCAAGACCAAGTCAAAGAACATTTTCAATTTAAACTAGACCACGTTGATAAAAATTGTAAGGCCCGCGCCGGAACGATTACAACTCCACATGGTGTTATTGAAACTCCCGTATTCATGCCTGTAGGAACTCACGGAGCGATTAAAGCGCTTCAACCAAAAGTTCTTGAAGAAATGGATACAAAAATTATTCTTTCAAACACGTACCACCTTCACATGACACCAGGTTCAGACCTGATCAAAAAAGCTGGTGGACTACATAAGTTCATGAACTGGCCTCGCCCGATTCTTACTGACTCAGGTGGATTCCAGGTTTTCTCACTACAGAAAAAAAGCATCAAAGAAGAAGGAGCAGAATTCGCCGATCAAAAAGGTAAAAAAATTCTTCTATCTCCTGAGACATCAATCACGATCCAACAAAACCTTGGATCAGATATCATGATGGCCTTCGATGAATGTATCCCTTACCCAGCAACTCGCGAGTACACAAAAACGTCAATGGACCGTACTCACAGATGGCTTGACCGTTGTATCGAAACTTGGACGAACCCAAAGCAAGCGCTTTTCGGAATCATCCAAGGATCAACATATAATGACCTTCGTAAAGAATGTATTGATGAACTAGTGAAGCGCGACCTTCCAGGTTACGCGATCGGTGGTGTATCAGTTGGTGAAGGTGCTGAGTGGATGGAGAAGATTGTTTCTTACGCTGCTCCGTTAATGCCAGAGAACAAACCTCGTTACGCGATGGGGATTGGTAATCCGGAAGACCTTTTCATGTTATGGGAAAATGGAATTGATATGAGTGACTGTATCATTCCAACTAAGTTTGCTCGTGGTGGGACGCTGTTCACTTCACGTGGGAAGATTAGAATTCGCCATAGAAATTATAGACGTGATTTTTATCCTATTGATCACTCTTGTCCTTGTTATACTTGTACGAACTTTACTCGTGCTTATTTGAAACATTTATTTGATTCGAATGAGATTTTGGGGCAGGTTCTTGCGACTACGCATAATATTCAATTTTATAAAGGTTTAGCTGAAGGAGCGCGTAAGGCGATTCTTGAAGATAGATTCTTGGATTATAAGAAAGAGTTTTTTGCTAATTATCAGAAAGATGATTCGAGTGATGATACGGGTGGGGAGGATTAG
- a CDS encoding DUF2786 domain-containing protein — MFLYSNTIKAFIARVREDVREIINAEMNLKMDRSRVLYKGVLYPLNIVVFEDNSRLGYFDSRTYELGLSKKLMFQAKDKVLKNIIRHELAHFVAYILHGTHVMHGDEFKNICRSYGWDTEVERAYGNVVLENDKIEGDLKTEKLLERLKKLLALTSSDNPHERELATLKANQLLLEHNLDMTRQTHVEDETVYVKRVLEASRKQTKHVAIYEILKTFFVSPVFNHGRGIFYLEVIGDKTSVELAEYVAHFLDLELENMWKDASKKNPTFKGLTAKNSFFRGVSKGYVEKIETQKKKTAQSFELAIIEKNLAAQMKTVYSRIGHSSMSAGTHHHGANAAGIESGRNLSIKPGVSNKSGKTLLLS; from the coding sequence ATGTTTTTATACTCCAACACCATTAAGGCCTTCATCGCCCGCGTCCGCGAAGACGTGCGTGAAATCATCAATGCCGAAATGAATTTAAAAATGGACCGCAGCCGCGTTCTTTATAAAGGTGTTTTATATCCACTAAACATTGTCGTCTTTGAGGACAACTCTCGTTTAGGGTATTTCGACTCGCGCACTTATGAATTAGGCCTTTCTAAAAAACTAATGTTCCAGGCAAAAGATAAAGTCCTAAAAAACATTATCCGCCACGAGCTTGCCCACTTCGTTGCTTACATCCTGCACGGGACACACGTCATGCACGGAGATGAATTCAAAAACATCTGCAGAAGTTACGGATGGGATACTGAAGTTGAGCGCGCTTACGGAAACGTCGTTTTAGAAAACGATAAAATCGAAGGCGACCTTAAAACTGAAAAACTATTAGAGCGCTTAAAAAAACTTCTCGCTCTTACCAGCAGTGATAACCCTCATGAGCGTGAACTTGCTACTCTAAAGGCCAATCAGCTTTTATTAGAGCATAACCTGGACATGACCAGACAAACTCACGTTGAAGATGAAACGGTGTACGTCAAACGTGTATTGGAAGCCTCTAGAAAACAAACGAAACACGTAGCGATCTATGAAATTCTAAAAACATTTTTCGTATCCCCTGTTTTTAACCATGGCCGTGGTATTTTTTATCTGGAAGTTATCGGTGACAAAACAAGTGTTGAACTTGCTGAGTACGTCGCGCACTTTTTAGATTTAGAATTAGAAAATATGTGGAAGGATGCCTCAAAAAAAAATCCGACCTTCAAAGGCCTTACTGCTAAAAATTCTTTTTTCAGAGGTGTCTCTAAAGGATATGTTGAAAAGATTGAAACGCAGAAGAAGAAAACAGCGCAGAGTTTTGAGCTCGCTATTATTGAAAAGAATCTAGCGGCGCAAATGAAGACGGTTTACTCGAGAATTGGCCACTCTTCCATGAGTGCTGGCACTCATCACCATGGTGCAAATGCGGCCGGAATTGAGTCTGGAAGAAATTTAAGTATTAAACCTGGGGTAAGCAATAAGTCTGGAAAAACCCTGCTTCTTTCATAG